One genomic region from Spirosoma sp. KCTC 42546 encodes:
- a CDS encoding DUF2892 domain-containing protein, with protein sequence MKPNLGNVDIVLRLVVGVSLMIILFVKEITFPLNWLLICLSFVLLITGISGSCPLYRILDISTRLHRKENRLDR encoded by the coding sequence ATGAAACCAAACCTAGGTAATGTAGATATTGTACTCCGTCTTGTTGTGGGCGTGAGTCTGATGATTATCCTGTTTGTTAAGGAGATAACGTTTCCGCTTAACTGGCTGCTGATATGCTTATCCTTTGTTCTATTAATAACAGGCATATCGGGTTCCTGTCCGCTTTACCGTATACTGGATATCAGTACACGCCTGCATCGCAAAGAAAACAGGCTAGACCGCTAA